In the Balaenoptera ricei isolate mBalRic1 chromosome 1, mBalRic1.hap2, whole genome shotgun sequence genome, CTGCCTGTCCTGAGCTTCTGGGGGCAGGAGGCCCTCCCCGCAGGGTGCGGGGCGCAGACCAGCACGTCCCGTCTGTCCTCCGCGGGCTCCTCCCCCTCCTCGGCCTCGCCCACACTGACCTCACCTCTTCCACCAACTCCTCAGCGTTTCCAGATTCTGAGGTGGCCCAAGCTCTGGCCTGGACCTTTCTGGGGTGAAATGTGCAGTGGCCAACCCCACCCCCTGTGGTGACTCGAGTTCAcggtccccccccccacccgccgcaCCCCCCGTCCTCTGGGCTTCTCCAACAGGCCTCCACACACCCCGCCACTCGGCCTCCATCTCCACACCTGCTCTCACCCCCAGCTGGCCCCCCAGGCAGACTTCCCAGGTGCTGGTACCCAGTGGCTCCCAGGTGTGGGAACCTCGGCAGGACAGGCCCCGGCCACCACGGGGCAGGAACTGCTGGACGCGGAGCCTGGCCCGAGAGAGAGGGGAGGCCAGCTGGGTGGGCGCCCAGCGCTGAGGCCTTGGGTGAGGTCTGGCCCTGGCGCTGCTCAGACACAGGCCAGGAAAGGCCAGAAGAGGTTTCCAAGGCCACTGCCCTGAAGACCAGAAGCTTCGAGGGACCTCAGGCCGGAGCCCACAGAAATGCCCCACCGGCCAGGTCAGGAGACGTCTTGGGTCCCCCGTCCTGTGGCCTCTGGGACCTGGGCTCCCCATCCCCTTCAGTGTGCTCCACAAAGCCCAGAAGGTCAAGGTTCAGGGGTCCACAGCCTTTGCCAAGGAGTGCGATCCTGTGGGCAGTGTCTCTGTCCACGGTGAGCCTGCCCCTCTGGCCCAGAGACGCCAGCTGGCCGGGCTGACCCCTGCCCTCAGTAGACAGACGCTCTGTTCCTGGAGCAACAGGGCCTAGCTTGGGGTCCGTGCACGGCCACCTCGAGTTCGGAGAGCCCCGGGCCCCAGCAGCgcccccgccctgccctgccGCCCGGGCAACTGACCGCGGCCGCAGCCACCTCCCAGCAGACACGCTGCCCACCCAGCCCCACAGCGGAGGGACAGCAGATGCCTCCCAGCCGCCAAGACGCCCAGGCAGGAAGGGGCCGCGCCCACACGTGCGCCTAGATCCCGACGGGCAGGGCGGGGGCCGCTCCGCTGCCCGGGGGGCGTCCACCGTGTCCGCCGCGGTGGCCTCGCAGCAGTGCTCGCAGGGGCGCTCGTCCCGTCTCTTGCCAGGCTCCGGCCCACAAGGCTGTGTCTGGCACGTGCTCTGGCTCCCGGCAGAGCCCGGCCCCACCTCTGCccaggcctgggagggagggagggaggccccgAGCCAGAgcgggaggcaggggaggagggaggcaggagctCCAGGCCGGGCCACGCGCCCCACCGGCCTCTGCAGGACCCGCTCCGAAGCCCGACCCCAGAGCACTCGGGACAGGACGTGaccagggttggggggggggggggctgctgGAGCGCGACCCCCTACCCACGGGTGTGCCAAAGGCAGGCTCAGCGCATCTGGACTCCCCAAGCCCGGTCTACCCTCCTCAGCATCTTGGTGTTGGTTACAAAGAACCAAATAAAGTTGTCACTCGACCCAACTTTTTAAACAAGCCTGTTTATTGAAAGGATCTGAAAATAGTAATAAGGCTTTCAACATTTAACAAATTTTCAAGATATTAACAATATGAAACATTAAGAATTGACTTCAAAAACCCAAAGTTTCCTAGGTCATTCCCTGTCACGCTTCAGGGCTTGGTCTACACTGGCTCTGTTGTCTGAACGAGTAACCTGCGTTCTgaatgccactctcttctggacCTAAAGCTGGGAGTGTCACCCCCTCAGCCCATGGGAGGCTGGGCGGGCCGCCCGCTGTGCCCGAGCTCGCGGGCAGAGGGTGGGAACCGACCTCCGTGCCCAGCACCGGCTGAGCTGCCCGGATGGGCACGTGGGGCGACAGCACTTGATACACACACACGGATGGCGGCCACGGTGCTCAGGCCGCAGGGCCCGCCCTGGAGACCCCGGATGCCTTTCCATCGGCCCGTGACCCTCCAAGCGGGCAAAGTACAGCGCCCCCCAGCCCCTGTCCCTCCCGAAGGGAGTCCAAGAAATGACAGGCCCCCATCCCTTCTGTTCTGGCCAATTTAACAGGAGAAAATGCAACTCAGAGAGAAATCAGTTACTCAAAAATAGGAAGCCCGTTAGGCGACAGTAAGCGGGGTCAGGGCCACACGCCCcccgcgagccacagctcccACCAGACTCCAGGCGGGCCCAGCCCCAGGCAGCCGGCGATGGAGGCGCGGGGGCTGGAACGACGAGCGTGCCCTCGAAGCCAGGCCCCCGGGGAGAAGCAAGAGCAGCAGCGACACCTTCCCAGCCCGCCACACGCCAGGCGCTCTGAGCAAGAGTCGCCCAACTCTCTGGATGGTCACGCGGGCTGCACAGAATGGTCCCACTTCACAGCACAAACTCCCTTCCCGCCAAAATCTCAAAGTGTACACAACAAAATCTGTACGTAAGCACTTTCAGAAAGTTTAAAAGAATCTCTAAAAAGTAGACACAGGATCGAGAACACCTTCCAGGGTGGGGAGGTGCGTCCCTGCTTCCCGAGGAATGTGTGCGGTCTGAGCCCTTGCCCCGCCAGTGCCGGTCCCCCTGCAGCGGGGAAGGAGACCGGGGCCTGGGGACCCATCTGTCCTGGCAGCCAACCTGCTCTCAGCAGAAGCGTCCCCCCAAGTGGCTTCAGGGGAAGTCGTGGGAGCTGAAGGAAGATTTTTGGCCATGAGACATTTATTTTCAAGACCATAGGATAGACCCATTCATTCTGATCCCCTCTGAATTTCAGTAGACTGATTTACGGAAGTTTCCTGACAAGGAATTACAAGGAACCCACCAGGCTCGGCCGTCCCTGCCTGGGGCCGGGCTCTGACCACACGCAGGGTGGGTGCGCCTGGGCTGACCTCAGGGCTCCCGGTCTGCTCACGTGTTTAGAAATGCAGGAAAGTCAGATTTAAAACGTTAAAAACAGCTGATCTGGTCGACAAAAGGCAGACTGCAGGCCCTTCCTCTGGCCAGACAAGTGGCGCGACACCTGCCACTGGCGCTGGGCCCGTGACGCTCACGGCGCGCGTTCCGGTCCGCCCGTCCCGAGCGCAGACGGCAGGACCGTAGGCCTAgctccccgcccgccccgccccagccTCCTCGTCCACGTCCTCCTCGTCCTCTGGGAAGTGGGCTTGCTTCTTCCGCACGTTCCAGTGCAGACACTGTGCCAGGCTCTCAAACCAGTCGCTCACAGGGTCGCGGACACAGATGGAGGGGAGCGGGTAGCGAGAGgtagtgatgctgatgctgaaaCAGGAGAGATGCAACGTGGCCCCTCCTAGAGCCGCCGAGCACCCGGCCCGTCCCCCCAGAGCAAGACCCCTCCCCCCAGAGCAAGACCCCTCCCTGGTCCAGCCGGGGACCGTCTCAGCTCTGCTCACGCCACCTGCTGCAAAGCCTGGCCCCAGGTCCTACAGTGCCCTGGGGGCCTGGGCACCTTGTCGCTTTCCGGTCTGGTCCTGAGAACAGCCAGGAACTGGGGGCTCAGTGGTGCTCTTGTGCCCCCCAGGACAGAACCAGGGACCCCCTCGACGCACCCAGGTCCACAGAGGGACCCCAAGGAGCAGGGTGGCGGAAGGATAAGCGGTGGGAACGGCTGGCAGGGCGCCGTCACCCCAGGCACAGATCCGTGACACGATCTCTCGAGAACCAGGGACGGGCCCTCAGCCCACCTGCCCCACCCGCTGCAGCCCCGTGGCCGACACACCTGTCTCCGTGGCGGACCTCCTGTCTCTTTCGTCCATCGAAGGACACCCACACAGTGTTCCTTGCTTCCGGCGACAGCATGATCTGACGGGTCAAGCAGGACAGGTGTGGGCTACCTGAGCACAGCTGAGCGCCGTGGACCCTACCCCAGGGGGACAGCACTGGCCAGGAGGAACCTCACGGGCACCCCCAATGCCCACCACGTGCCAAGGTCAGTTCCAGGCTGTGAAAACATTAACTTGCGTTGTGCTGACCCCAGCCCCAGGGGCCTGGCTCTAGCACCCGCCCCCCCACAGCTCTCTGCGTCTAGCAGacgcagccccacccaccagggcTCACACCAGGGACTCACTGGTCCGGGGGTGGCCTGCAGTGGGGGGCAAGGGGCAGGGAAAGAAGAGTGGATGTGGAAGGGCGGCAGGGCCAGTCAGACGCCAGGACGTGCCGTGGGGGACACGCCGGGCAGCGGCCGTTCCTCACCTGCTGGCCCCCATCCCCTCCAGCAAGGACTGTCCCCACCCACTCAGGCTGAGGGCCCACCTGAAGGGCTGGCCTGGCTCTCAGCACCACCCCCGCCAACCGGACCCCTGGGGGCGCAGGCCACACGACGGAGACCAGGAAGAACAAAGCCCCTCCAGCACCCAGCAAGGCGGGAGGTCAGCACCGCAGGCCCCGCACTGGCTCCAACCGACAAGGGCAAGGGGTGGGCTCCGACCTTCAGTTCGACCCCCGCAGGAACCACGATGGGCCGGAAGGATAGCGAGTGGGGGCAGATGGGCGTGATCATGATGGCCGGCACGTTGGGGTGGATCATGGAGGCCCCGGCGGCGGCTGCGTACGCCGTGCTGCCCGTCGGGGTGGAGACGATCACGCCTGCGGGACAGGCTGAGGGTCACGGTCAAgcgcccgcccccaccccgcgTGCAGCCCCCGGGCAGGCCTGACGCCCACCTACCGTCGCCCTGCACCGTGGTGATGAGGTGCCCATCCAGGTAGACGTCCACGTTGGACAGGTATGAGGATGGGCCTCTGTCGATCACCACCTCGTTTAAGACCTGGGGGTGAGGCCACCGCAAGCTGAGGGGGCCGGGCAGCACCGAGCTGCTCCTGGGCTCCCTGGAAGGTCCCGAggacagggctgggggctgtcCAGCCCAAAGCCGCCACCCTGTACCCCCTGCCCGAGGGCGAGGCCCTGAGCCCTGTGGGGGACAGGCCCACAGACCTGGTACTGCATGACCTGCTTCCCAACCTCTGCGTCCAGGGCCGCGGCCAGCACCCCGTTCTCGCTGATTCCGTTGGGGACGGCCACCTTCTTCCCTCGGAGCTCCTTCACGACCCTGACCTTCAGCCGGCTCCGGAGAACAACAGCTGCGTTCCCTGGGGGCCAGCAGGGGTCACACCCAGGGAGGTCAGCAGGGATGGGGGTAGTGGTACTGCAGGAAAAGAGACCCTCCCATCGACCAGGGACCCCCCCTTTCTTCTCCCAAATGGAGGGCAACACCCTGTGCTTCTGTGAAAATCAATTCACTGCAACTCGACACGTATGGTAGCCTAAACCCGTGATCAGCTCAAACTTCTCACTGTTAAGAAAAAATGTCTGACTCGTTCAAAATTTAGAATTCTCTGAATCCCGAAACACTCAAGTGGTGCTCTTTGCCTTGTTAAAGAAGCCCCCAAATCACATAAGACGATCCCACGTGCAGAACTGCTTGTGGGTTCTGGAACATTCTGACTCACCCTGTATCACCTGTGTAACTTGGGACTGAAAGTTCTCGAAGTTGAAGGGGGTCAGGAAGCCCAGGGAGCCCAGGTGGAACGCCATGACCGGAGGCACGCTGCCCTGTGAGCCAACGAGGCAGGTCACTCAGCTGGCCAGCCCACTCGAAAGCCACCCGAGCCATCCCCAGCCCGGAGGAACCGCACCCCAACCACCCCCGGGGGGGGCGGGCACGGGAGTGCAGGGTCGGTGCCTGGTGTGCTCGGCGGGGCTGCCGTGCTGCAGTGGGGCAGGGCTACTCGGGGTGACCGCTCACGGCCCGCGAGGAGTCAGGCAGGCCAGGGGAAGAGCGGTGTGGGCAGCTGATGAGAAACGGAGGCGGCGGGACAGACCAGCCCACCGGCCACGGGAGGCAGGAAGGAGCGCTGGGGGCAGGACGCGGGGCCCGGTCACACGGAGACCACGCCCAGCAGGCGGGAGGGCGGGGAGACCGCGACAGACCCGCTGGAGAGGAGTCGGGGCAGCCAGGGGCAGAGGGCCTAGGATGGGCCTCGGGGACCCTAACAGGCTGCACTGCAGGCCCCGAGCACCGCTTCCGCTGAGGAGGGAGGAGCGGGCGGCTGAGGAGGGGCTCCCACAGTGGGAGGCGAGGAAGAAGCGGCAGCTCTGCGGAGGCGGGACGGCCCCAGGACCCTCGCCCTCATCCTCTGCCGGCCGCGAACGCTGCGGCCTTCCAGCCCCACTgggccctcccctccttccctgctggCTGCCCTGCCCACTTCCAGGCGGCGCTCTGGAGGCCACACCTGACCTTCTAACACACCTCGGCCGGGTCCCTCCAGGGGCCCTGCCTTGAGGAGCGTGAGGGCGGGCCCCCGGGCAGACCCTGGTGGTCTGGAGCCTCCACGGTGCTCCCCCGACCCCCGGACACTCGGCCTGCAGCCACTGCTCTCACCGGCCCCGGACGTTCGTCCACCAACTCGGCCCCATATGCCGGCTCCTCCGGGGGatgccccgccccagccccgcgTGCCAGCCCCGCCCTCAGGCCCCCCTCTCCGGTGCACCGTCTGCACCAGCGCCTCGAGGTGCGTGGAAACGCCTGGCCTGTCGCAGTGTCTAGCACCGGACGGCAGATGCAGCATTTGGTATCGTTTGCAAACTTGCTCTGTCGCGCCTCCCCTCGCCGTCCCCAGGCGGCACGCGGGGGCCTCACCTGGAAGAGCGACGAGGCGTAGAGCAGGGTCCCGTCTCCTCCCAGGCAAACGATGAGATCAATCTGGTTGGAGATGTCATCGTAATCTAGAACACGCGGCGGGCACAGAGGAGCCGTCAAGCACCCCCGAGGCTGCCGGGCACGGCCGCCTGCGCGAGGCCCCACGGGACAACTCGCCTTCTCTGAAGGTGCAGAACTTCCTCTTCACTGGCCCGAAGCGGTCGTCGCTCACGATGGCGGGGTCCTCCAGAACCTTCTTCTCCACGTACACGATCATGTTGTTCTCCTAGAAGGGACACATGGGTGAGTCAGCCCTGCCGGTAAGAGCCAGGTCAGGGCGGGCCGGTCTTCACGAAGCCTCCTTCCTGCCTTGCTGGGCCCTGTACGAtgctgggtggggggtgggcggcGGCAGCTCTGTCTCGTGGGCAAAGTGCAACCGTTTTTTCACTCCACACGCTGCTGAGCTGCTGGAGGCTCGGTGACGCTGGGTTACAGAGCCTCCTGACTTGAGCAGCCCCAGGATCAGAGCCCTGGAACCCCGGGCGGGAGCCGGCTCTGACCCCAACCCCGCGGTCGCCCCTGCTCACCTCCATCAGGTACACGCAGAGCTCCTTGAAGGGCTGGAGCAGGCTGGCGTCCCGGATCTTCTTGATGACCAGGACGCTCTTTGGGGACTTGCTCCATGTCAGCCGCTGGCTGGCAGGGTCCTGGATGTGCCTTTGAGGGGAGACGCACGTTCGCACTGGCCCTGGCCCGTCCCCGGGGTGTGTCTCCCGCACCAGCGCGGCCGGTCCGAGCTGGGGCGGGGGCTTGGCGCTCTCAGAGCAGTGTCCTCCCTCTGGCTGCCCGACTGCACCCCTGCCCGCGGCTCCTTTGGAACAAGGCTCACTCGGGGACCTGCCGCAGAGGAAACCCCACGCGCACCCGGGCCCGCCGATGGGGACTCTGTCCCGGGGGACCCGGGCCTCCTGCTGGCTCGTAAGGGGGGCACAGCCCCACGTCCACACCACTGTGTGAGCAACTCAGGTGACCGTTAACTTTCACAGTTCAAAGCCACCCGGTTTTAAAGTCAATGGCAGGATTTGGGGCAGTGAGACTGCTCTGGAGATTTCAACGGTGGGCACGTGTCGTCGCGCGTCTGTCCAAAGCACAGGACGCACCGCACGGAGGGACCCTGGTGTCAACTAGGGACTGTGGGTGACACGATGTGTCAGTACAGGTTCATCATGTGTAACAAACGCACCCTCTGCGAGGATGTCGATGAGGGGCTggctcggggggtggggggggggcatgagaaatctctgtaccttctcctCACTGCTGGAAACCTAAACCTGCTcaaataataaaaccaaaaaccaaaaaaagtcaGCTGGGCCTGCCTGCCAACGACAGCCCTGCAAGTCCTGTGGCGCTCGGCCTTGGCCCCTAGCGCTGGAGGGCTGGCACGGTCCGCGGGCAGCAGGTCCTCCCGGAGGGGCGGGGGTCCCGAGGCCGAGCCCCGCCAGGACTCCGACCACTGTGGGCGCCCGGTCAGCACCCGCCCGGCCTGGCAGCACACCCCTCCGCCTGTTGGGAAACAGTCCTGAAGGCTGCAGGCAACGACTTCCCTTCTGATGCAAGTTCCCCGGTCAAGACACCTGCTCCAGGTCACGCCTTGTGGCCGCGGCCTCCCTGAAAACCTGACGACTCCACCAGCAACTCTCCAAACCATGACGTGAACCATTAAAAGAGCAGTGGGTCCCTGGCCCCAGGCTGTGACTGCCTGACCATCACTCACCCTTTCCAGGCGTTTCTGCGAGGGCAGGGGTCACTCATGACCTCCTCTGCCAGAGTCTCCACCAGCCCGGGTCACACACGCGGCTCAGCGGAGGGCAGTGCTCGGCGCCCAGCATCTCAGTCACGCTTGACTAACAGCAGGAGTGCCACGCAAACCAGCACCCCACCAGACTCCCCAAATGTGCAACTGCACCAGAACCCTGCTTGCTGTGCCCTCAAAACTGAAAGCAAAACACACTGTAACTTGTTAAAGGCTGTACAAAACAGCAAGTCAAGAGAACTTCCTACAATGAAAAATCAAACCCAACAAACTGTACTTGCTCTTCTCGACTGTTCACACCATCCTCGTCTAGTCGCCTTTAACAGCAGAGAGACCAGACCTCAGACGCCGGCTCTTCACAGGCTGGCCGGCAAGCTCTGCCGTCCTGGGCGGTCAGGATGGGCCCCGCTCAGCCCCGCTCAGCCCCGTCCAGCCGCAGACACCAGCGCTGGGCTGCGGAACCGGCTTGGCCCGTGGGAGGGGCCCGCAGGCGGAGGGGCGGGCACTCGCGGGGCCTCTCGTCACTCCACCTGGCCCCGGGCCTGGAGGGAGGGCAGGTGGGTCGGCGGGAGTCCGCCTGGCCGCCGAGGTGGATGACGAAGCCCCCCCGCCACTGACCAGGTGGGCCGGACGCACAGCCCTTCAAGACCCGAGACTCAGCCGCGCCCAGCCAGAGCCACCGCAGCGCCACCGGCTCGTCTCGGGTACCAACTGGTCACTTCCTGTTGGATCACTGCACAGAGCAGTGGCGGCCCCTCCCTGGCACAGAGGCTCTGGGGGCTGGACGGGAGGCAGGGATGCCTGACGGCTCGGCGGGGGACCCAGCTGAGCCCTGTCTCAAAAGCCAAAGGCGTCAGATGTTGGCAATTCCACATGTTTCAACATAATAGAAAACACACATTCATGGTGAGGTCTGAGAGAATAAAGTAGGAAGTAAATCTCTTGCAGTCAACTCCTCTACAGTATGTTCCTTTTCAGCATCAGGGGAAAGTCAGGTTAGCACACAATCCCTGCCCCACCAGCCACGGTGTTGGGAGGGCCAGGGACAAGATGGGGAAGTGGAGTCCTGTCCTCCCAGGGCAGGCAGCCCACAGGACTGTGCCGGGCGCAGGGCCTCGGAGACGCTTCTGGAGCACCTGCCGCTCTGCTCGGAGCACCCCTCCCCACGATCCCACCTGACCTCGAGGAGCAGCTCAGATGCCATCCCGAGACCCCACCCGAGGTTCACGaggccaaaacacacacacacctgtgacatgggctgggctgggagcaggTGACAGCCAATCAAGGCTGAATGGCCAGAGGCCACCCAGGGCGGCGCTTATGCTGAGCTGTGAGTGACGAGGAGGGAGCGGCACTGCCAAGaccagggagggcagggaggggccccCGGGCAGCGGTGAAAGGTCAAGGCAGGGCAGTCTGGGGCAGTGCACGCAGCAGGGCGTGGGGCACCCGGGGGGGCTGGTTACCAGTGTGGATGCTGAGCGGAGTGCAAACGTGGGGCACCCGTCCGCATCCCGCAGCAGCGACTAGAGAGCCAGGGCAGCACCTGGACGGTAGAGGCACTGACACCAGTTACCCCTGTGCCCAGGCCGCCCTTGGGTCACCAGGGTCCACACAGCACAGCAGCTCCCGGGGGCCCGGCACCGTCCGCCCACTGGGCCAGCGCTGAGAACGGGCAGACGGCTGCAGGCAGCAAGGCCCCCCAGACGGTGAGTCGCAGAAGCCCACCTGGGCCCTTGGTCTGAGCCCCGCAGAAGGTGAAGCCTCCGCGGCTCCCCAGAAGGAGGGGCACAGACGGCCCCTCGGCGTGAGCCCGCCGCCGGGCACAACGGCAGCGCCGGCCCGGGATTCTGCTGTTTCAACACAAAGCTCTCGTGGCCACGAAGCCATCTGAGTGTTTTCTCCCCTGAGACACACACGACACAGGGCAAAGGAGCAAAGCTTTCCCCTCTTTGGAACCCTCCAGCACCTGGAGGAGGTGCTGGACGGGTAGAGAAGGGAGCTGGGTTCCAGTGTCCAGTGAAATAACCCGAACTGCTTCACTTCTAAACGGTTTCTCAGCCAGCACCGCACGGCCAGG is a window encoding:
- the NADK gene encoding NAD kinase isoform X3, whose product is MEQEKVHGSEELRAEAASYRCSACHGDEDWGLGHPIRGRAKSRSLSAAPAVASTREFRRTRSLHGPCPVTTFGPKACVLQNPQTIMHIQDPASQRLTWSKSPKSVLVIKKIRDASLLQPFKELCVYLMEENNMIVYVEKKVLEDPAIVSDDRFGPVKRKFCTFREDYDDISNQIDLIVCLGGDGTLLYASSLFQGSVPPVMAFHLGSLGFLTPFNFENFQSQVTQVIQGNAAVVLRSRLKVRVVKELRGKKVAVPNGISENGVLAAALDAEVLNEVVIDRGPSSYLSNVDVYLDGHLITTVQGDACPAGVIVSTPTGSTAYAAAAGASMIHPNVPAIMITPICPHSLSFRPIVVPAGVELKIMLSPEARNTVWVSFDGRKRQEVRHGDSISITTSRYPLPSICVRDPVSDWFESLAQCLHWNVRKKQAHFPEDEEDVDEEAGAGRAGS
- the NADK gene encoding NAD kinase isoform X4, with protein sequence MEGRWRMGAGPGSSERAWDTAWHLGFSGRSPPRPSTTEMEQEKVHGSEELRAEAASYRCSACHGDEDWGLGHPIRGRAKSRSLSAAPAVASTREFRRTRSLHGPCPVTTFGPKACVLQNPQTIMHIQDPASQRLTWSKSPKSVLVIKKIRDASLLQPFKELCVYLMEENNMIVYVEKKVLEDPAIVSDDRFGPVKRKFCTFREDYDDISNQIDLIVCLGGDGTLLYASSLFQGSVPPVMAFHLGSLGFLTPFNFENFQSQVTQVIQGNAAVVLRSRLKVRVVKELRGKKVAVPNGISENGVLAAALDAEVGKQVMQYQVLNEVVIDRGPSSYLSNVDVYLDGHLITTVQGDACPAGVIVSTPTGSTAYAAAAGASMIHPNVPAIMITPICPHSLSFRPIVVPAGVELKIMLSPEARNTVWVSFDGRKRQEVRHGDSISITTSRYPLPSICVRDPVSDWFESLAQCLHWNVRKKQAHFPEDEEDVDEEAGAGRAGS
- the NADK gene encoding NAD kinase isoform X1, which codes for MLGGPAPRAGWPWGRGRPWGRGRPRRRGPASDGERRRGGGTRGLSPASERHLGFSGRSPPRPSTTEMEQEKVHGSEELRAEAASYRCSACHGDEDWGLGHPIRGRAKSRSLSAAPAVASTREFRRTRSLHGPCPVTTFGPKACVLQNPQTIMHIQDPASQRLTWSKSPKSVLVIKKIRDASLLQPFKELCVYLMEENNMIVYVEKKVLEDPAIVSDDRFGPVKRKFCTFREDYDDISNQIDLIVCLGGDGTLLYASSLFQGSVPPVMAFHLGSLGFLTPFNFENFQSQVTQVIQGNAAVVLRSRLKVRVVKELRGKKVAVPNGISENGVLAAALDAEVGKQVMQYQVLNEVVIDRGPSSYLSNVDVYLDGHLITTVQGDACPAGVIVSTPTGSTAYAAAAGASMIHPNVPAIMITPICPHSLSFRPIVVPAGVELKIMLSPEARNTVWVSFDGRKRQEVRHGDSISITTSRYPLPSICVRDPVSDWFESLAQCLHWNVRKKQAHFPEDEEDVDEEAGAGRAGS
- the NADK gene encoding NAD kinase isoform X2, which produces MEQEKVHGSEELRAEAASYRCSACHGDEDWGLGHPIRGRAKSRSLSAAPAVASTREFRRTRSLHGPCPVTTFGPKACVLQNPQTIMHIQDPASQRLTWSKSPKSVLVIKKIRDASLLQPFKELCVYLMEENNMIVYVEKKVLEDPAIVSDDRFGPVKRKFCTFREDYDDISNQIDLIVCLGGDGTLLYASSLFQGSVPPVMAFHLGSLGFLTPFNFENFQSQVTQVIQGNAAVVLRSRLKVRVVKELRGKKVAVPNGISENGVLAAALDAEVGKQVMQYQVLNEVVIDRGPSSYLSNVDVYLDGHLITTVQGDGVIVSTPTGSTAYAAAAGASMIHPNVPAIMITPICPHSLSFRPIVVPAGVELKIMLSPEARNTVWVSFDGRKRQEVRHGDSISITTSRYPLPSICVRDPVSDWFESLAQCLHWNVRKKQAHFPEDEEDVDEEAGAGRAGS